In Hyalangium ruber, the DNA window CAACAGCCCCAGGGCCCCGCCCGCCAGCGCGAGAATCAGACTCTCGGTGAGGAACTGCGTCACCAGCCGCTGGCGTCCCGCCCCGAGCGCCGCGCGGATGGAGATCTCCCGACCGCGCGCCGCCGCCCGGGCCAGCAGCAGGTTGGCCACGTTCGTACAGGCGATGAGGAGCACGAAGCCCACCGCGCCCAACAGCACCCACAGCGTGCCCCGTACGTTGCCCACCATCTGCTCGCCCATCGGCACCACGGAGATCGCCCACCCGCTGCTCTGGCTGTAGTTGTTGGGGTGGGACTGGACCAGCTCGCCGGAGACACGGTCCATGTCCCGCTGGGCGGCCTCCAGCGTCACCCCGGGCTTCAGCCGCGCCACCACGTCCAGGAAGCGCCGCCCTCGGAACCCCGGCGCGAGCGAGCTGGTCGGGGGCGCCAAGGGGATGTAGAGGTCCGTCCCCCGGGGGTACTCGAAGCCCTCGGGCAGCACGCCCACCACCGTGTAGGAGTTTCCGTCCAGGCTCACCGTCGTGCCGAGGATGTTCGGGTTGGCACCGAAACGCCCGCGCCACAGCCGGTGCGTCAGCAGCAGCACCCGATCCTGGCCAGGCGACTCCTCTTCCTCGCGGAAGTTGCGGCCCAGCGTCGGCGCCACGCCCAGCGTGGGCATCAGGGACGCGGAGGCGGTAATGGCGTTCAGCCGCTCGGGCGTGTCCTGGCCCGTGAGCGTCACGTCCACCTGGTCGTAGGCCGCCACCGAGCGCAGCGCCCGGGGCAGATCGCGGTAGTCCCGATACTCATGTATCGAGACGGAGATTCGCTCCAGGCCCGCGGCGCGGAAGTTGCCGAAGATGCGCACCAACTGCTCCGGCTCGGCGAAGGGCAGCGGGCGCAGCAGCACCCCATTCACCACGCTGAAGACGGCGCTGTTGGCGCCAATTCCCAGCGCCAGCGCCAGCACCGCCACCAGCGCGAAGCCAGGGCTCTTGCGGAGAACGCGCAGCGCGTAGCGGGCGTCCTGGAGGAAGCTATCCATATATAGAGGTCGGGAGATCTCGCGAGAGCGCGCCTAGCGCAGGCGCTCGTCCTGGACGATGCGTCCGTCGAAGAGGCTCACCGTGCGCGTGCCCAGCCGCGCTTGCGCCGGATCGTGCGTCACCATGATCAGCGTCGCCCCACCCTGGTGCAGCTCCGACAAGAGCTGCATCACCGACTCGCCGTTCTTCGAGTCCAGGTTGCCCGTGGGCTCGTCCGCCAGGAGGATCAGCGGATCGCCCGCCACCGCGCGCGCCACCGCCACGCGCTGCTGCTGACCGCCCGACAGCTGCCCGGGCATGTGCCGCGCCCGGTGGCTCATCCCCACCCGATCCAGCGCCTTCTCCACCCGCTTGCGCCGCTCGTCCGCGCCCATGCCCCGGTACGTGAGCGGCAGCTCCACGTTCTCGTACACGGACAGGTCGCCGATCAGGTTGAAGCTCTGGAAGATGAAGCCGATGTGCCGGTTGCGCACCAGCGCCCGCTCCGTGGGGGACAAGTCCAGCACCGACTTGCCGTCCAGCAGGTAGGTGCCCTTGGTGGAGGTATCCAGCAGTCCCAGCACCGCCAGCAGCGTCGTCTTCCCCGAGCCGGAGGGGCCGACGATGGACAGCCACTCGCCCGGCCGCACCGTGAGGTGGACGTCCGAGAGGGCGTGGGTCTCCACCTCCTCCGTCTCGAAGACCTTCGTCACGGCCTCCAGCTGGATGAGGGCCTTCTGCGGCACCACCTCCGCCGCGCTCGAGGCCGCCGTCACCGTCACGCCCTCGGGCTTCACGCTCTCAGAAACCGTCGTACTCATCGCACTCTCACTCGCTCCACCGCGTCCCACGCGGTCATGTCCGAGAGCACCACCTGGTCACCCTCGGTAAGGCCCTGCACCACCTCGATGGCGTTCACAGAGCCCCGCCCCAGCTGCACCGGCACCCGCACCGCCTCGTCGCTGCCCGGCAGCAGCCGGAAGAGCGTCATGGTGGAGTTGGGCTGCGCGCCCGCCGGCCGCCCCACCGAGAGCACCTCGCCCAGCCGCTCCAGCTCCACCGTGCCCTCCACCGTGAGATCCGGCCGCGCGCCCCGGGGCAGCTCTCCCGGCAGCGTCACTTCCACCCGCACCGTGCCCTGGCTCGCCGCAGGCGCCACGCGCGACACCGTGCCTTCCACCACCCCGTTGCGCGTGTCCACCTGGGCCTTCTGGCCCACCTGGATGTCGCGCGCCTGCGTCTCCGCGATGCGCAGCTCCGCCTTCAGCCGCTCGGGCTTCACCACCTTGGCCAGCACCGTGCCCGGCGTGACCCACTGCCCCAGCTCCAGCGGCAGCTCGGTGAGCACCCCCGCCTCCCCGGCCTTCACCTGCATCGACTCCACCTGGGTACGGCGGAAGCGCGCCACCGCTTTCAATCTTTCAATCTGCCCCCGCTGAGCCGCGAGCTGCTCTTGGGAGCTGGCCTGCAGGACGCTCAGGCGCTTGCGCTCCAGGGCCAGGCGCTGGCCCATCTCGCCGGCCTTCTCGCGCGCCTGCTGGGCCTCCAGCGTGGGCACATAGGACCGGTCCAGCAGCGCCACGGTGGCCTGGGCCTGACGGCTGGCGTGAGCGGAGTCGGCCTCCAGGCTGGCGAGGGCGACCTCCTGGGAGATGCGCTGCGTCTCCAGCGTGGTGCGCAGGGCGATGAGCTCCGCCTCGGCGCTGGCGAGCTGCCGCTCGGCCTCGAGCGCCTGCAGCTGCACGTCCGGGTTGGACAGCTCCATGAGCACGGTGTCCGCCTCCACGGGGGCGCCGGGGCGCACGTGGATGCGCTCGACGCGGCCGGCGGTGTCGGCGGTGAGCCAGCGGATGTGCTCGGGGACGAGGGTACCCGCGCCCTTCACCTGGCGCAGCATGGGCCCCCGCTTCACCGTATCCAGCCACACGCTGCCGCGCTCCACGGTGGGCGCGGCGGCCCGCAGCCGCGACAGGCCCACCGTGATGGCCACCAGCGCGAGCACTCCGGCAGCCGCGAAGAGCCAGGGCTTGCGATTGGGTTTGCGAGTCCGAGGAATGTCCACGGCACGCCTCATGAGCGAAGGCCGTGCCAAAAGTGAATGAGACTGTAAGTCCCTGGAATCCCTCGGGATTGAGGCGTCCTGCCCGGAGAACCTGCCCGCTTGCGAGAAGGCGCGTCCCAATATCGGACACTTCGCCGTGTCCAGTGATGGGACGGCGCTTCCCAGAGGCGGTCAGTCCTCGCTGGGACAAGACTGGCGCGCGCCACCGGAGCGAGTGCTCCAAGGACACCCTCTCCGGTGGCACGGCCAGGAGCTTCGAGGAGCCGGGACCTCGAAGCTGCCTTGCAGTTCAGCCATCGGGAGCTGACAAGGAAAGCTGCTCGCAGTCAACCTGCTGGGTAGCCTGACCGAGCGCGTCGAGCCCAGGTTCCGAGGGTCAACCTCGTGCCGGGGCCACGCCCCCCAGAGCGAGCAGCTCGGACACGGTGACGAAGCGGTACCCCTGGGCCTTCAGGCTCTCGATGATGCGCCCGGCGGCCTCGATGGAGCCCGGCTTCGGGGCCCAGCCATCGTGCAGCAGGATGATGGAGCCGGGCTGTGTGGCCTCGAGCACCCGGGAAGTGATGAGCGCGGCATCCTGCGTGGCATGGTCATCGGGCACCACGTCGAAGGTGACGTGCGGGCGCCCCTGGCGCGAGAGCACCCAGGGCAGGACGAACAGCTTCTTGCCGAAGGGAGCGCGGAAGGGAATGTCCCCGCGCACGCCCACCTCACGCAGCAGGGCATCGGTCCGGGAGATCTCCTGCTCGACGAAGGAGGGAGAGCGGAGGACGAGCCGCTCGTGCGAGTAGGAATGGTTGCCGAGCTGGTGCCCCTCGGCGAGCACCCGGGCGGCGAGCTCCCGGTGGCTCTCGATGTTCCGACCCACCATGAAGAAGGTGGCCTTCACCTGGTGGCGCGAGAGCAGCTCGAGGACGGCCGGCGTATTGGCAGGGCCGGGCCCATCATCGAAGGTGAGCGCCACCACGCGCTCGGAGATCTCCACCCGGTGGTGCAGCGCTCCAAAGAGCTGGAAGCCGCGCGCGTTCGACAGGCGCCACAGGCCGATCAGCCCTCCCAGGACGAGCAGGACTCCCACACCCCATCGTTTCCAGTGCATGGTGACGCTGCGCTGCAGGAATCGAACCGGTCTTCAACCCCGCGAAAAGAGGAGCCCGCGCTCCAGGCGCCCACGGGCTGCGTGGGCAGCGAGCCACGGGCTCCTCGGAAGGCTCCCCTCAACGGGGAGGACTGGCGGCGCGCTTGGAGAGCACCTGTTTCACGTCCTCCAGGGTAAGGCCCAGGGGGCGCACGGCCACGAGCAGGTGGTAGAGGACGTCGGCCGCCTCCTCCACCGCGCGCGCCTTGTCACCATCGGCGCAAGCGGTGACGAGCTCCGCGCCCTCCTCGCCGATCTTCTTCAGCCGCAGGTTCCGGTCGTCCAGGAGCCGCCGCGTGTAGCTGGGCTTCTGTCCGGGCTCGGGCGCCTTGGCGGCCCGCTCGGAGATGGTGGCATCCAGCGCCACCAGGGCATCGAACCGGCCCGGGCCGAAGCACGTCTCCTCGCCGGTGTGGCAGGCAGGGCCCGCCTTCTGGACGCGCGCGAGGACAGCGTCTCCATCACAGTCGGCGCTGAGGGACACCACGCGCTGCACATTGCCGCTGGTGGCGCCCTTGTGCCACAGCCCTCGGGTGCGCGAGCGGTAGTGCATCTCGCCGGTGGCCAGGGTGCGCTCCAGGGCCTCGCGGTCCGCGTGCGCCACCATCAACACGTCACCGGAGGCCGCGTCCTGCGTCACCACGGTGACCAGCCCGTTGCCCTTGGTGAAGTCGAGCTTGGAGATGTCCAGCATCAGGCCCTCTTGTTCGCGCCCAGCAGCTCACGCACCTGGGAGGAGAGCGCCGCGTTGGTCGCGATGCCATTGCCACCGAACGAGGTGCGCGCCCCCGCCCAGTCGGTAAAGACGCCCCCAGCCTCCTCGATAATGGGCTGCAGCGCCGCCGCGTCCCAGGGCGAGAGCAGCTCGTCCACCATCACCTCGGCACGACCGGTGGCCACGAGCAGGTAGCCGTAGCAATCGCCCCACGTGCGATCCATGGACACCTTGGCGGCGAGTTCCCGCCACGCCTTGCCCCGCTCGGGGAACTGGAGGAAGCGCTCGTCCGTGGACAGCACCACCGCCTGGGAGAGCTGGGCCACGGAGGACACCTGGGTGCGCTTGTCATTCCAGAAGCAGCCAGCGCCGGGAGCAGCCACCAGCAGATCATTCACGGCCGGGAAGTACGCGGCGCCCGCGAGGATGCGCTCGCCCTCGGCCACGGCCACCAGCGTGCCCCACAGCGGCACGCCGCGGATGAACGTCTTGGTCCCGTCGATGGGATCGAGGATCCACCGGCGCCGGGCGCCGGGCCGTGTTTCCCCGAACTCCTCGCCGAGAATGCCGTCCTGGGGGAAGCGCGCCTCGATCCAGTCGCGAGCCGTCTGCTCGGAGGTGCGGTCGGCCACGGTGACGGGGGTGCCGTCTCCCTTGATGTCCACGGTGACGCCTCGGCGGAAGAACTCGAGGGCCACGTCCCCGGACTTCCGAGCCACCTCGGCGGCGGCCTGCATCAACCCTTGCGCTTCGGTCGTCATGCGACGCTCCTGATCTTCAGGCCGCTCGTTTGGAGCAGCGACTTGATCGCCCCGACGGTGGTGAGGCCGTCATGAAGGATGCCGGCCACCAGTGCCGCGTCCGCCCTGCCCTCCGTGAGCGCGTCGCGCACGTGCTGTGCGTTCCCCGCTCCCCCCGAGGCGATGACCGGGACGTCCACCCCCTCGGCGACGGCCCGCGTCAGCTCCAGGTCATACCCCGAACGAGCCCCGTCGCGATCGATGCTCGTGAGGAGGATCTCCCCGGCGCCGCGTTTCACACACTCGCGGGCCCAGGCCACGGCCTCCAGGTCCGTGGGGGTGCGACCTCCACGCGTGTAGACGCGCCAGCCGGTGCCCTCGCGCCGCGCGTCGATGCTGGCCACTACGCACTGGGCGCCGAAGCGCTCGGCGCACGCGGTGAGCAGCTCGGGGTTCGTCACCGCCGCCGAGTTGATGCTCACCTTGTCCGCGCCGGCGCGCAGGGCGCGGCCCACGTCGTCCACCGTGCGCACCCCGCCGCCCACGGTGAGGGGGATGAAGAGGCGCTCGGCGGTGCGTTGGACGACGTCCCAGAGTGTCTCGCGCTCATCGGCGGTCGCGGAGATGTCCAGGAAGGTGATCTCGTCCGCTCCCGCCGCCTCGTAGCGCGTGGCCAGCTCCACCGGGTCGCCCACGTCGCGCAGCCCCTCGAACTGGACGCCCTTGACCACGCGCCCGCCCTTCATGTCGAGGCAGACGATCAGCCGTCGCGTCAGCATCACTTCACCTCCAGGGCGACCGAGCCCTTGGTGCTGAACACGGTGCCTGAGTCCACCATGGCGTCTCGCAGCGCCAGGCCCACGGCCTTGAAGGCGGCTTCGGTGACATGGTGGCTGTCCTTGCCCCGGAGGATGCGCACGTGGAGCGTCACCTTGGCGTGCTCGCAGAAGGAGCGCATCCAGTGGTTGTAGAGCTTGTTGCGCAGCGGGCCGCGGTAATAGAAGCGCCCGCAGGTGTCGATGGCCGCATGCACCAGCGCATCGTCCATGGGGATGGTGCGCTCGCCGTATCGGGCGGCGGTGGGCGGAATCACCTGGTACACGGCGGTGCCCACGGCGATGGCGACGTCCTCCATGATGTGGTGGCGCAGGTCCCCGCGCGCGTGAAGCTTCATGTCCAGGCCAGCGTAGCGGGCGAAGGTTCCCAGCATGTGGTCGAAGAACTTCAGGCCGGTGTCCACCTCGGCGACACCCTTGCCGCGCACCAATTCGACGCGAATCTGCGTCTCCTTCGTCTCTCGAGTCACGACCGTCATGCGAACTCCCGTGCGACCGTGGCCGCATCCAGTGTGCCGGTGTAGAGCGCCATGCCGATAACGGCGCCATAGGCCCCGGCTTCCGCCAGGGCGCGCAGGTCCTCCAGGGTGGTGACGCCGCCCGAGGCGTACACGCGGTGTCGGCAGCCTCGCACCACCTCCTGCATCAGCGGCAGGTCCACGCCTCCCATCTGTCCCTCCTTGTGGACGGCGGTGACGAGCAGCCCTCCCAGGGGCAGCGGGTCCAGGACAGCCAGCACGTCGGCCACGTCCCGGGCGCTGCCAGCGGTCCAGCCGCGCGTCACCACCTCGCGGCCCTTCACGTCCGCGGCCACCACCACGCGGCCAGGGAAGCGGCTCGCCATCTCGGAGAGCCACGCGGTGTCCTCGATGGCGCGCGTGCCCACGACGGCGTACGAGGCGCCGCTGGCGAGCACTGCCTCCACCCGGGCCGTCTCGCGTACGCCTCCGCCCACCGTGAAGGTGATGCCTGGCTCGTGCCCCAGCAGCCGGGTGATGACCTCCATGTTGGAGCCCTTGCCCAGCGCCGCGTCGAGATCCACCACGTGGAAGGTGCTGAAACCGAAGCCGCGCCAGCGCTTCAGGGCGTCGATCGGATCCTTTACCCGCACCTTCTCGGCGTCATACGAGCCGCCCACGAGCTGTACACAGGCGCCCTCGCGCAAGTCGATGGCTGGGATGGCGATCACGGCGCCACCTCCTTGAGGAACGCCTGCACGAAGGCGACGCCGGCGGTGGAGCTCTTCTCCGGGTGGAACTGCACCCCGAGCACCTTGCCGCGCCGCACCGAGGCGGGGAAACGGTCCTCTTCATGGGTGGTCCAGCCCACCACCACCTCGGGCTCCTCGGCGCGGCAGACGAAGCTGTGCGCGTAGTAGACGGTGTCCAGCTTCGTGCCCTGCACGGCGGCGTCCTCGTCCACGGAGTTCCAGCCGATATGGGGCACATGCCTGGCACGCAGCCGCGTCACCCGTCCCTTGAAGACGCCGAGCCCCTGGCCCTCGCCCTCGTCGCTGCCCTCGAAGAGCAGTTGCATGCCCAGGCAGATGCCGAGACACGGCAGTCCATTCTCCAGAGCCTGGCGCATCTTCTGGCGACCGGGCTCCATCCGGGCCGCCGCGGCGCCGAACGCGCCCACACCGGGCAGCACGAGGACGTCCGTGTCCAGTGCCTTCACCGGGTCAGTCTGCACGCGCACGTCCGCGCCCACCACCGTGGCGATTGCCTTGGCCAGCGAGTGCAGGTTGCCCGCGCCATAGTCGAACAGGGTCACTCTCCTCACCGCCGTGCCTCCCGCAGCGCCTGGAGCGCCGCCTCCATCATGGGCCAGGGTCCACAGCCGATTCGGAGCGCATCCCCTACCCCGGTCAAGCCTTGGAATGCCCGGACGTTCACATCCAGCTCCCGCATGCGCGACGCGATCCGAGGCGCGTCTGGCAGCGGGACGAAGAGGAAATTGGCCTCGGACGGCATGGGCTCGAGGCCCTGTGCCTTCAGTGCCTCCGCCATCCGCTGGCGATTCGCCTTCGCCTCCTCGGCGCGCGCCTTCATCCAAGCGACATCCTCGGTGAGGGCGGCGATGGCCATGCGCTCGGCGATGCCGCTGTGCTTGTACGGGCCGCGCGCCTTCTCCACCTCGGCCACCAGCTCGGGACGCCCGATCGCATAGCCCACGCGCATGCCCGCCAGGCCAAACGCCTTGGAGAGCGTCCGGGTGACGAGCACGTTGGGCCGCGAGCGCACCAGGTCCACGTTGCTGGAGCTGGCGAACTCCACATACGCCTCATCCACGAGGACGATGCCGGGGGCCGCGTCCACCAACCGCTCCAGGGCGGCGCGCGAGGCCACCGTGCTGGTGGGGTTGTTGGGTGAGCACACGTAGAGGAGCCGGGAGCCCGTGGCGAGCATCGCATCGACGTCGATGTCGAAGTCTGGGCGGAGCGGCACTGGGGTGAAATGCAGGCCGTTCACCTTCGCGAAGTAGCCCATCATCGAGAAGGAAGGATCCGGCACGGCGATGCGCTCGCCGGGCTCCAGAAAGGCGCGCAAGGCACAGTCGATGAGATCATCCGAGCCGCAGCCCGTGGTCAGCCAGGAGGGCTCGAAGCCCGTGTACGCGGAGAGCGCCTGCTTGAGGTCCGGCGCGTAACTGATCGGGTACCGGGTGACGGTGGAGGTGGCGGCGTCGCGAAGGGCGCGCTCGGCGGCCGGGGGCATGCCGAAGAGGTTGGTGTTGTCGCTCAGGTCGACACGGCACGGCACCACGGGCGGAGCATAGAGCGAGATGTCCCGGTAGGAGGGTCGGGTGCGGATCATGGATTCCTCCAGGCCCGGGCGGCTTCGGCGTGAGCGAAGAGGCCCTCACTGTCGGCCAGGGCGCCCACGTCATCGGCGAGCCGCGCCGCCGCGTCCCGGTCCACGCGCTGGTAGGTCGTCCACCGGTAGAAGTCGAGCACGGACAGCCCCGAGTAGGCGTGCCCCAGGCCCGCGGTAGGAAGCACGTGGTTGGCGCCCGTCATGTAGTCACCGAAGGCCACGGAGGCGCGCTCGCCGAGGAACACGGTGCCACAGTTGCGCACGAGGGAGAGGTGCTCCTGGGGTGCGGCGGTGGCAATCAGCAGATGTTCGGGCGCGAAGTCCGAGACGAAGGGCCACGCCTCGTCCAGAGAGCCCACACTGAGCACGGCGCCGCGCTCGCGCAGGGCGGTAGCAACGATCTCCCGGCGTTGAGCCCGGGCCGCCGCGCGCTCCACCGCCGAGGCCACGGCTTCGGCCAGCGCGGAGCCCACCGCGAGCGTCACACAGCAGGCGTCCGGATCGTGCTCGGCCTGGGCGAGCATTTCGCGGGCCACGGCCTCTGGATTCGCCGATCCGTCGGCGACGACGAGGATCTCACTGGGCCCGGCCGGCGCGTCGATGGCGACGGCGTCCACCACCTGGAGCTTGGCCGCGGCGACATAGGCATTGCCGGGGCCGACGATGCGATCCACGCGCGGCACGCTCTGGGTGCCATAGGCCATGGCCGCCACGGCGCCCGCTCCGCCCAGGGCGAAGACTCGGTCCGCGCCCGCGAGCGCCGCCGCCGCGAGGACACCCGCCGCGGGCAGCCCATCCGGCCCTGGAGGCGAGCAGACGATGACCTCCCCTACTCCGGCCACCTTCGCCGGCACCACGCCCATGAGCACGCTGCTGGGGTACACGGCCCGGCCACCTGGTGCGTATACGCCCACGCGTCCGAGCGGATCGGGCCGCCGACCCACGACGACACCAGGCTCGGTCTCCACCTCGGTGGCGTGGGGGCGCTGAGCGGCGTGCGCCTTGGAGATGTTACGAGCGGCGCGCTCCAAGGCGTGGCGCACCTTCGGATCGAGCGAGGCGAGCGCCGCCTCCCAGCGGGACCGAGGCACCTCCACGGCGGTAAGGGTGGCACGGTCGAACTCTCGTGCCATCTCCAGGAGCGCCCGGTCCCCGTCACGGCGGACACGCTCGATGATGTCGCGAGTGCGGGAGGCAACCTGGGCGTCGGACTGGCCCGAGCGGTCCAGGAGGCGACGTCGGTCCTCGGTGGACAGGGCGGCCAGGGGGCCGCGGTACTTGAGGGCGTCGGCGCTCACGGCATCAACCTCTCGATGCGGGTGACGAGGATACCCTCGCAGCCCAGGGCCTTCAGGGCGTTGATGGTGCGGTAGATGGTCTTGGCGGGGACGACGGCATGCACGGCGACGTAGTCACTGTTCAGGATGTCCACGACCGTGGGGCCATTCAGTCCGGGGAGCACTTCCCGTACGCCGGAGAGCGCCTTCCGAGGCACGTTGGCCATCAGGTAGCGCTTGCCCCGAGCGGCGAGCACCGAGCCCAGCGCCTGCTTCAGCTCCTCCAACTTGCGAGCGGCCTCTGGGGTGTTGCTCTTGCTGGCCACCAACCGGGCGCTGGACTCCAGCACGGTGACCACTTCGCGCAGACCGTTCATCTTGAGGGTGGAGCCCGTGGAGGTCAGGTCCACGACGATGTCCGCGATGCCCAGGTGGGGAGCAATCTCCGCCGCTCCGGACACGGGCACCACGGTGACCTGCTGCCCCCGCTTCTCGAAGAACTCCTGGGTGAGCCGGGGGAAGCAGGAGGCCACGCGCATCCCATTCTTCACATCGTCGGCGGAGGTGATGCCGCTCTCCTCACGGGCGGCGACGACGAGTCGGCACTTACCGAACTCCAGGTCCATCAGGAGGTCCAGCTCACGGCCGGCCTCGTTGACCAGGTCCCATCCGGTGACGCCGGCCTGGGCGGCGCCATCGGCGACGAACTCGGGGATGTCCTGAGCGCGGACGAAGATGGCTTCGAATTCACCGCCGAGGGAGGCAGTGAGCGCCCGCTCGCCACGGACGCGGACCTCGAGTCCGGCGTCATTGAACAGCTCACGAACCTCTTCGGAGAGGCGACCTTTGTTGGGGAGGGCGATCTTCAGCATCGGGGGATTCCAGGGTGGTGTGTGGAGAGAACGCTGAAACGAAAAAAGCCCGTCCTGGGGGGACGGGCTTTCGGTCACTGCGGCAGGGCCGGGAGGGTGGTTCTTCTAGGCAGTCACCCAGGCATGCGCGCGGCGAGCGGTCCCGTCAGGGCCGAGCCGATGATGCGCATGATGGTGATGCACGGAGAGACGCACGGCTCCATGAGTATCGGAAAGCGCCCCGACCCGTCAACCAGGACGCCCCCCAACCCAAGCGTCCCGAATGAGAGACTCAGCATCTCCCGAGCGGGACTGTCGCTGTCTGCGGCAAGTCCTCAACGCTGCCGTTTGCCTGCACGCCAGCGCTGGCCCGTCTCATGCTTGAGCGCTGCGGGCGATGTCCGGCCCGCACGATCTCTTTGTTCGCTTCACCTTCGGCCACCCCGAGCGAGCCGCCGCCGAGCTGCGGGCTGTGCTGCCACCCGA includes these proteins:
- a CDS encoding ABC transporter ATP-binding protein, whose protein sequence is MSTTVSESVKPEGVTVTAASSAAEVVPQKALIQLEAVTKVFETEEVETHALSDVHLTVRPGEWLSIVGPSGSGKTTLLAVLGLLDTSTKGTYLLDGKSVLDLSPTERALVRNRHIGFIFQSFNLIGDLSVYENVELPLTYRGMGADERRKRVEKALDRVGMSHRARHMPGQLSGGQQQRVAVARAVAGDPLILLADEPTGNLDSKNGESVMQLLSELHQGGATLIMVTHDPAQARLGTRTVSLFDGRIVQDERLR
- a CDS encoding HlyD family secretion protein, which translates into the protein MDIPRTRKPNRKPWLFAAAGVLALVAITVGLSRLRAAAPTVERGSVWLDTVKRGPMLRQVKGAGTLVPEHIRWLTADTAGRVERIHVRPGAPVEADTVLMELSNPDVQLQALEAERQLASAEAELIALRTTLETQRISQEVALASLEADSAHASRQAQATVALLDRSYVPTLEAQQAREKAGEMGQRLALERKRLSVLQASSQEQLAAQRGQIERLKAVARFRRTQVESMQVKAGEAGVLTELPLELGQWVTPGTVLAKVVKPERLKAELRIAETQARDIQVGQKAQVDTRNGVVEGTVSRVAPAASQGTVRVEVTLPGELPRGARPDLTVEGTVELERLGEVLSVGRPAGAQPNSTMTLFRLLPGSDEAVRVPVQLGRGSVNAIEVVQGLTEGDQVVLSDMTAWDAVERVRVR
- a CDS encoding polysaccharide deacetylase family protein — translated: MHWKRWGVGVLLVLGGLIGLWRLSNARGFQLFGALHHRVEISERVVALTFDDGPGPANTPAVLELLSRHQVKATFFMVGRNIESHRELAARVLAEGHQLGNHSYSHERLVLRSPSFVEQEISRTDALLREVGVRGDIPFRAPFGKKLFVLPWVLSRQGRPHVTFDVVPDDHATQDAALITSRVLEATQPGSIILLHDGWAPKPGSIEAAGRIIESLKAQGYRFVTVSELLALGGVAPARG
- the hisIE gene encoding bifunctional phosphoribosyl-AMP cyclohydrolase/phosphoribosyl-ATP diphosphatase HisIE; its protein translation is MLDISKLDFTKGNGLVTVVTQDAASGDVLMVAHADREALERTLATGEMHYRSRTRGLWHKGATSGNVQRVVSLSADCDGDAVLARVQKAGPACHTGEETCFGPGRFDALVALDATISERAAKAPEPGQKPSYTRRLLDDRNLRLKKIGEEGAELVTACADGDKARAVEEAADVLYHLLVAVRPLGLTLEDVKQVLSKRAASPPR
- the hisN gene encoding histidinol-phosphatase gives rise to the protein MTTEAQGLMQAAAEVARKSGDVALEFFRRGVTVDIKGDGTPVTVADRTSEQTARDWIEARFPQDGILGEEFGETRPGARRRWILDPIDGTKTFIRGVPLWGTLVAVAEGERILAGAAYFPAVNDLLVAAPGAGCFWNDKRTQVSSVAQLSQAVVLSTDERFLQFPERGKAWRELAAKVSMDRTWGDCYGYLLVATGRAEVMVDELLSPWDAAALQPIIEEAGGVFTDWAGARTSFGGNGIATNAALSSQVRELLGANKRA
- the hisF gene encoding imidazole glycerol phosphate synthase subunit HisF, with protein sequence MLTRRLIVCLDMKGGRVVKGVQFEGLRDVGDPVELATRYEAAGADEITFLDISATADERETLWDVVQRTAERLFIPLTVGGGVRTVDDVGRALRAGADKVSINSAAVTNPELLTACAERFGAQCVVASIDARREGTGWRVYTRGGRTPTDLEAVAWARECVKRGAGEILLTSIDRDGARSGYDLELTRAVAEGVDVPVIASGGAGNAQHVRDALTEGRADAALVAGILHDGLTTVGAIKSLLQTSGLKIRSVA
- a CDS encoding imidazoleglycerol-phosphate dehydratase, which gives rise to MTVVTRETKETQIRVELVRGKGVAEVDTGLKFFDHMLGTFARYAGLDMKLHARGDLRHHIMEDVAIAVGTAVYQVIPPTAARYGERTIPMDDALVHAAIDTCGRFYYRGPLRNKLYNHWMRSFCEHAKVTLHVRILRGKDSHHVTEAAFKAVGLALRDAMVDSGTVFSTKGSVALEVK
- a CDS encoding 1-(5-phosphoribosyl)-5-[(5-phosphoribosylamino)methylideneamino] imidazole-4-carboxamide isomerase, producing MIAIPAIDLREGACVQLVGGSYDAEKVRVKDPIDALKRWRGFGFSTFHVVDLDAALGKGSNMEVITRLLGHEPGITFTVGGGVRETARVEAVLASGASYAVVGTRAIEDTAWLSEMASRFPGRVVVAADVKGREVVTRGWTAGSARDVADVLAVLDPLPLGGLLVTAVHKEGQMGGVDLPLMQEVVRGCRHRVYASGGVTTLEDLRALAEAGAYGAVIGMALYTGTLDAATVAREFA
- the hisH gene encoding imidazole glycerol phosphate synthase subunit HisH, with translation MRRVTLFDYGAGNLHSLAKAIATVVGADVRVQTDPVKALDTDVLVLPGVGAFGAAAARMEPGRQKMRQALENGLPCLGICLGMQLLFEGSDEGEGQGLGVFKGRVTRLRARHVPHIGWNSVDEDAAVQGTKLDTVYYAHSFVCRAEEPEVVVGWTTHEEDRFPASVRRGKVLGVQFHPEKSSTAGVAFVQAFLKEVAP
- a CDS encoding pyridoxal phosphate-dependent aminotransferase — encoded protein: MIRTRPSYRDISLYAPPVVPCRVDLSDNTNLFGMPPAAERALRDAATSTVTRYPISYAPDLKQALSAYTGFEPSWLTTGCGSDDLIDCALRAFLEPGERIAVPDPSFSMMGYFAKVNGLHFTPVPLRPDFDIDVDAMLATGSRLLYVCSPNNPTSTVASRAALERLVDAAPGIVLVDEAYVEFASSSNVDLVRSRPNVLVTRTLSKAFGLAGMRVGYAIGRPELVAEVEKARGPYKHSGIAERMAIAALTEDVAWMKARAEEAKANRQRMAEALKAQGLEPMPSEANFLFVPLPDAPRIASRMRELDVNVRAFQGLTGVGDALRIGCGPWPMMEAALQALREARR
- the hisD gene encoding histidinol dehydrogenase gives rise to the protein MSADALKYRGPLAALSTEDRRRLLDRSGQSDAQVASRTRDIIERVRRDGDRALLEMAREFDRATLTAVEVPRSRWEAALASLDPKVRHALERAARNISKAHAAQRPHATEVETEPGVVVGRRPDPLGRVGVYAPGGRAVYPSSVLMGVVPAKVAGVGEVIVCSPPGPDGLPAAGVLAAAALAGADRVFALGGAGAVAAMAYGTQSVPRVDRIVGPGNAYVAAAKLQVVDAVAIDAPAGPSEILVVADGSANPEAVAREMLAQAEHDPDACCVTLAVGSALAEAVASAVERAAARAQRREIVATALRERGAVLSVGSLDEAWPFVSDFAPEHLLIATAAPQEHLSLVRNCGTVFLGERASVAFGDYMTGANHVLPTAGLGHAYSGLSVLDFYRWTTYQRVDRDAAARLADDVGALADSEGLFAHAEAARAWRNP